GAAAAAAACCAGTGAAAAATATTAAAAGGCTTTTCATGCCATCACGTTCGCCAGAGATAGTGCATGAAGGAGATACAAGAGTATTAAAGAAGGAGAATGCTTCCCATTTTAACGGAAAACTTGTTTCCCATTTTAATTGTTCGCTTTGACTCATAACGATTTCACCTTAAAAGTTGTTGGCTAGATATTTAGAAACAAAACTAGAGTATAAAAACGCATGAAAAAGGTAAATGAAAATATACAAAAAATGCCCTTCTAAATAAATATTAGGAGGGCACCATAAACAAAAAAATGATAAATATTTTTTTATACTTGTTTTGTTTTTTCTTCTACTACTACTACGACCTTTTGGTTTTTCAACACATCGACGTAGTGAGCATCAGCGTGAGCTAGTGCTCCAGAGACTATTCCGAAAAAAGCAGCTCCAGGAATTCCTCCGCCGAAACATGCGAAGAGGAAATATGTTACTTGAGTAGCTTTCGTTGCCACCGACAGAAATTGAACACGAGCAGTGAACTTCCAGCCTACTTTCTTTTCGCTGATAGTATTGCATAGCTCTTTAGCTTTCATAGCACCTATTATGCCATAGGCAACGGATCCCGTGACGCCTATAGTGTGTACCATCTTTTTAGCAGTGCTTTTGCCTAGAGATATAAGCTTGGTACTGCTGACGAAAAGGACGGTATTAACAACGTCGGCAATGCTGCCGTTAATGCCAATACTTAGATTGGTAACGTTTTTTTCTTTTTCTTTTAAAAACTTGTAGTCGTCACGAAGGTCTGCTAGACAAACTAGCTCTCGGATAAAATTAAAGAATGTTGCTACTACTTTATTGTTGGTAGCCTCAGCACACCAGCGAACAACTTGTAAATCACCTTTAATGATAGTACGGTTTTTTTCAGAAGAAGCTTCATGAAAGAAACTTTTTATCTGTGCCGTTTGTATGCCAATTTGTTGTATTGTTGCTGATGCGTTCATAATAAATTCCTCTTTTAAACGTGAAAAAATATGCTTATAATAATGATATATAAGCATTTGCACGACAATTATACGCCTTTGCACAAAAAAGAGTATAGCAAAAAAATAATAAAATTTTTACTTGATAAAATTAGCTGATAAAAGAAAGGACATCGATAGGGAATCCACGTAAAAATTCTTCCGCCGTCGTGGGCTTCTTGCCTTCGAGCTGTAACGATGTTATCGCGATAGTTCCTTCCGAACAAGCCACGATAATACCTTTGTCATCGGCAGAGAGTATCGTCCCTGGCGCTGCTTCAGAGTAGGCGTTTTCTGATATGAGAGTGCTTAGAATTTTGAGCCGACGCAATTTGCCGCGCACCGATATCATGCACCACGCTCCAGGCGATGGTGTTACACCGCGGACGAGGTTGTGGATGTCTTCGGCAGTGCTCTCCCATAAAACTTTGGAATCATCAACGCTTATTTTAGCGGCGTATGTCATAAGACTATGATCTTGTGGCGTCATCGTAGCAGTTCCGTTTTCTAGTCCATAAAGAGCAGTAAGAAGTGCCTTGCTCCCTAACACACATAACGTCTCTTCAAGGTCGCCGAAGGTCGTATTCTCGCCGATAGGAGTCTCGACGACGCTGATGATATCCCCAGCATCGAGCTCTTTGACCATCTTCATAATTGTTACACCAGACACCTTCTCTCCAGAAATTATAGCGCGATGTATCGGTGCAGCACCGCGGTACCGCGGCAAAAGGCTGGTATGAAGGTTTATCGATTCAAGACGCGGCAAAGCCAAGACAGCCTCTGGGATGATCTTGCCATAAGCTACACATACGAACATATCAGCATCATACGATGACAGAGTGTCTACCATAGGCAGCAGCTTCGTAGGCTGTAAGATGTCGGCGCCGGGGATCTTCTCCATTGCGAGAGCCTTCACTGGCGAAGGAGTAGGAATTCCGGAGCGCCCTTTTGCCTTGTCGATGGCAGTGACGACAGCGACGACATCGATGCCATTGTCAATAAGATATCCTAAAACCTTCGCTGAAAACTCAGGAGTGCCAAAATATACTATCTTCATAGTTATTCTTTCTCACCGTTAAGGCCGATAAGACCACGTTCCGAAGAACGACAGAATTCTAGCCAATGTTTTATTTCGGGAGTGCCGGGAAGCTCTCCTTCGATATGTTGCAACGCCTCTTCCAAAGACATCTTCGAACGATACACCGCCTTAAAAGCTTTGTTCAAGACACTGCGCGCTTCACGGTCGAAACCATGACGCTTCAAACCCACAAGGTTGATCCCTCCCATCTTATATGGTATTCCACCGCCTATAGTATATGGAGGGATATCACGGATGATACGGCTCATGCCGCCAACCATAGCATGGCAGCCGACACGAGAAAATTGATGTATAGGAGTAAGGCCGCCGATGATAGCGTGGTCTTCGACAGTAACATGGCCAGCAAGAGTGGCGTTGTTGCTCATAATAACATTGTTGCCAACAGTACAATGATGGGCGATATGACAATATGCCATGATAAGACAGTCGTCGCCAACAGAGACCGTCGACCCTTCGCCACATGAAGAGTTTATCGTAACAAACTCCCTGATACTACAATTCTTCCCTATAGAAACATATGTCGTCTCTCCGCGATATTTCAGGTCTTGCGTCTGTGTGCCTATCACTGCAGAAGGCCATATCGTTGTACCAGAGCCTATCGTAGTATTGCCGTCGATATACGCATGAGCCTTTATGATAACACCATCGCCAAGGACGACGTTTTTCTTGACGATAGCATACGCCTCGACAATAACATCTTCACCAAAAGTCGCGCCTTCTTCAATAATAGCAGTAGGATGTATGTCAGTGGTCATAAATATCGAATTTCCTTGTTTATATGTTTTTTTTGTCGACGAAAGCGAAACTTATCTCCGCCTCGACAACGGTTTTTTCATCGACGATAGCCTTTCCTAAAACACGCCCGCCTTTATCACTTAAATGCTGACCCTCGACATGAAGATATAACACGTCGCCAGGATGTACAGGGCGTCGGAACTTGGCATTAGAGATCTTAAGAAGGACGGCGACACCATCATTACCAACCTTCTTGCTGACAAGGACGGAACCCGTCTGTGCAAGAGCTTCCAAGATGAGAACACCAGGCATGATAGGAGCTCCAGGAAAATGACCCTGGAAAAATTCTTCGTTGATAGTAACGTTTTTCTGTCCGACAATAACATTTTTCTCAAGGTCGAGCTCGACGACTTTGTCGATAAGAAGAAAAGGATACCTGTGAGGTAAGATTGACATAAGATCTTTAATATCTAAAACGGTAGTATCATAAGACATAATAATATCTCCTTACGTAAGTTTTTTTAATAAAATTTTGGCAAAAGAAGCGTTAGAGGTGTGTCCCGACTTTATAGCGATGATATGAGCGCAGAAAGGAACCCCTACGAGAGAAAGATCGCCGATGAGGTCCAAAATCTTATGCCTAACCATCTCATCAGGGAATTTAAGACCTTCTTCGTTGAGGACAGTATCGCCCTTGACAACAACGGCATTGTCGAGGCTACCGCCTTTGATAAGACCACGCTCCATAAGGAATTCGATGTCTTCGTGTTTGGCGAAAGTTCGACAAGGAGCAATTTCATTTTTGAAAGTATCAGCATCGACGACGACTGAGAGAAACTGCGTGCCTATGGCGGCAGTCTCGGGATGGTGTAAAGTATAGCTCACTCGATATTCGTCGGAAGGAAGCGCGACAAGATGTATGTCGCCGTCAGAAAAAAATAGGGGAGTGTCGATAGACACAATGGCAACGTCGGAATCCTGCTCTTCAACGCCAGCATCTTCGATGAGATCGACAAAAACTTCGGAACTTCCATTGCTAACAGGGACTTCGCCACCGGAAATCTTTATCGTTAGGTTGTCGATATTATAAGCCTTGAGAGCCGCTAAAAGATGCTCGACAGTGTTGATGACAATATCACCATCACCAATATTAGTGCTGCGAGAAGTACTATGAAGATTCTCGACAGTAGCAGGGATGATAGGAGCGTCAGGAAGGTCCGTTCGCTTAAAGACAATGCCAGTGCCAACAGGGGCAGGACATAAAATCATGGTGACGTCAACGCCAGTGTGAATTCCTACGCCAGAATAAGAGACTTCTCGTATTAAGGTGTTTTGTTTTCGTAAAGTTTTTTTGTGCGACACAATACTATCCGTGTGTTGATATTAGTAACATCAGTTAGTTAATAATGATAATAAAATAATACGTTTAAATCAAGAGCTATATCAGCCAGTGACCAGTGACCAGTTATCAGTTATTCTATCCGCTCTTCCTGTACGCTATTCCTAACATTCCAACACAAAGCATGATGAACGACACCACGACAATAAGCCAATCGCCATAACGAGAATATAAAGTATCGTACGAAGAAATAGGAACAGAGACAACAAGAGCGCCACGCCGCCATTCTTCACCATAACGTCCCTCACCGAAAGTATCTTGAACGCGCCCAGCATTGTCGACGACGCCAGTGACGCCAGTATTACACGCACGGACTAGAGGAACGCCGTTCTCAACAGAACGAAGGCGTCCATGATGAAAATGCTGAAGACGCAAACGAGAATTGGGATACCATACGTCGTTGGTGATGTTGATAAGAAGCTTCGCACCATCACGACGATCTTGGCGAATGATATTGCCGAAAGTCTCCTCATAACATATAGATACCGAATAAGGCATGACATCATGGTCGAAAACACGCCCCGAAACCCCACGAGAAAAAGAACCCTCGACGCCGAACCTCCTAGCAAGAGATTCCAGAAATGTAAAAGGGATGTATTCCCCCATAGGAAGGAGGATCCTTTTATCATAGCGACGAAAAGACGCACCTCCAGGGACGAAAACTACAGCAGAAGTATAAACATCATAGCCTTCGACGTCTTCAAGGCCGACAATAACATCAGCACCAAAAACATTAGCAAGGCTCTGTGCCCAGAAACTGTTGCTGACAAGACGGCCCCCCTCATAATAATAAGGCTCAGACAAAGGAGGAAGCGCAGCAAAAATAGCGTCGCCGAAAAATATACGTAAGCTCTCGACGACCTCATCATAACGATACGCAGGAACACTGACGCCAAGAGGGACGGTGTTCTCGGGGAAGATGATAAAATCTGCATCATCGACACCAGAATCTTCGAGATACGAAAGAATATAAAGCCACTGGTCGTACGGCGATAACGATACCCCATCACCACGGCAAAGACCATATTTCTCCTCAGGAGTAAGAGCCGTCTGTACAAGGACGACAGAGACAGCATCATCACCATCACTACCATCATTAAGATGAAAAAAACCGAAAATAAAGGGCGTCACAACAAAAATACCAACAATCGCCCACGATAAAATCTTCTTCGGCGCCGAAATAGAAAAAAAGACGAGAATATTTGTGGCGATGACAACAAACGACAATCCATAGACGCCAAACAACGACGCCATCTGCAGAGGATATATGCTCCCAGCAAAAGACAAGCCTACAGGATTGAAGGTGAAACCCGAAAAAAGAAAAAGGCGCATCCATTCCATCAAAACCCACAAAGCAGGAACGATCAAAAATGTCCGAACCTTCTTGTCAATTTCGACGAAAAAACTAACCACACCAAACTGTAACCCCATCATGATACTGAGAAGAAGATATGCCACGATAAGACCACCACCGACATACTCTATAGAAGTCATCCACGACAACTGTATAAGCTGCACACAACAAAACCACGAAGAAGCAACAAAAAAACGACGCTTTTTGCTGCCAACAGAAGAAAGACTCCTCCAAAGAAGAGCATAACCACAAACCGCAGCAACAAGACCAAGCCACGGCACCCACGCCGGCTGACCAAATGCAACAACAACAAAGGAAATAACGACAATCGAAGCCTTTCGCATGGTGTTTTTCATGGTAATATGATAACATAAACAGAATAAATAACGAGAACTATCATGACAAAACCTTTCCGCGAATACCACCTTTTACTGATATTAGAAGAATTCGAGAAGCAGCACCTGCCGCTCGACCGTTTTATCAGCAACTATTTCCGCGCCAATAAAGCATGCGGCTCTAAAGACAGACGCTATATCGTCGATACCGCATACAATATGATGCGATGGCGTGGGCTCCTCGACGGCATAGGGAAATCTTCCTGGACAGAACGCCTCGATACATACAAAAAAAACGATATAGAAAAATGCCAACACGATACCTCACTGCCAGAACACGTAAGATGTAGCTTCCCAAAAGATCTCTTCGATATGATAGCCGATACCTACGGAAAAGAACAGGCGGCAGAAATTTGCCTCGCCAGCAACAGCGCAGCACCGACGACAGTACGCGTCAACACAATAAAAATTTCTCGCGACGATCTCTTCAAAAAGCTACAAAAACACTATGAAGTCTCTCGATGTAAACACTCGACCACAGGCATCACCTTTAATAAGCGTATCAACTTCCTAGGTATGGAAGAATTCAAAGAAGGACTCTTTGAAGTGCAAGACGAAGGTAGCCAATTAGTGTCGGCGCTAGTAAAAATCAACGACAGCGAGCAAATACTCGACTACTGCGCAGGAGCAGGGGGTAAAGCACTAGCAATAGCAGCAACAATGAATAATAAGGGGCAGATATTCCTTCACGATGTCCGTGATAAAGCACTAGCACAGGCGAAGAAACGACTAAAAAGAGCAGGCGTCAATAATTGTCAGATCGTTAAAAACGATAGCCCGCAGCTTAAAAAGCTTAAGAAAAACCTCGACTGGGTCGTCGTCGATGCCCCATGTTCAGGGTCAGGAACATGGCGACGTAACGCCGAAATGAAATGGAAAACCTCCGCCACCGATATAGAAAACCTCGTAGGACAACAACGACATATCTTCGAAAAAGCACTGAGCTTCATGGCACCCAAAGGATATATCGTCTATATAACATGCTCGATCTTCCCAAAAGAAAACGAACTACAGATAAAACACTTCAGCGAAACATACAACCTGGAACTCGTCGACACCTTTAAATCACAGCCAACACAAAATGGTATGGACGGATTCTTCGGAGCGACACTACGAAGGAAATGATGAAGAACTCCGCAGCACACCTGAAAGTCCACGAATGGGCCGTCGTAGTAATAGCAATAGGAGCTATCCTGGCAACAGGGACATACGGATATATAACAAGCTCATACCCGACAACACAAGACGACACCAAAGGAACACCTTTCGTTACAGAGACGATAACCGTCACCGTCGAAGGCGCCGTGCAATACCCAGGAACATATACAGTAAAACGTGGAACCCTGATGAAAGACGCCATAGCTATGGCGCAACCCCTCGACAACGCCGACACACGCCGTGTCAAAAACAACTCAAAAGTCCGCAATAGACAAAAAATCAAAGTAAAAACCCTGCTATAATTTCAGAGCTTTTGCCACAGAGACCACTTCATTGATCAATGAGGTGCAGACTTTACGCGACAACCTAAGTCACCATTTATATCGCACTGTTTACAATTTATATATCCTCGGGGTTCTAGGGGTGAAACCCATAGCCAATTCCCCGTCTTCTTTTCCTTCTACTCAGTGAACTCCGTGGCTCCGTGGTAGTATATTCCGTATTTTTATATTCTCTTTATGCTTATCACTGACCTTGCGCAGCACCCACATTATAGAGAGCTTTATCTCTCTCTATAACAAGAGTTTTCGCGCAACATCAGTGAAGTAGCCTCCGAGGTAAACCCCTGAATTCTCGTGGTAAACCCTAGCTCCGTTTACTCTCATCTTTCACACTCTAAGAGATAAAATTACAAAAGCTCACTTTTTATGTTGTGAAGAATAGGCGGTTTTTGTTAGTCTCTTCCTTTCAGCTTTTTAAACTTGATATTAACAAGATATAAAGAGCTTTTGTGGAAGTGACGTCAATCGATGTATCAGCCACCTTAATTCTGTAAGAATCAAGGCAAGATACACCAGATTACTTCGAAATAGTCCACAAGACAGATACATAAATGCAAATGCTACACGAGGAATAAAAGCCATGACTTCAACGTTGATGGGCAAAAAGAAAGGAATGACACAGCTGTTCGACGATAAAGGACGTATAGTCCCTTGTACCGTCATTCACTGCGAACCTAACGTCATTGCACAGATAAAAACTAAAGAAAACGACGGATATAGCGCTATACAGCTCGGCTACGATAAAGTCGTAACAAAAGATCGTCGCACTAAAGAAACTCGCGTCGGAAAACCTCTGATGGGACATTTCAAGAAAGCTGCTGTGGAACCTCGCCGACAACTGCACGAAGTCCGCGTCGATACCACAGAAGAATTCTCGCTAGGACAAGAACTCACAGTAGAAGTCTTCGCCGATGTTAAACATGTCGACGTTACAGCAATATCTAAAGGTAAAGGAACTCAAGGTGTAATAAAAGTACACAACTTCAAAGGCGGACCGGCATCACACGGCTCACACTTCCACCGCCGCGGAGGCTCTACAGGAATGTGCTCCTCACCAGGAATAGTACTTCCGGGGACAAAGAAAGCAAGACGCCTAGGTAATGCACAAGTTACTACACAGAATGTCAAAGTCGTAAGAATCGACGTAGAAAAAAATATACTTATCGTTAAAGGCGCC
The sequence above is drawn from the Waddliaceae bacterium genome and encodes:
- a CDS encoding UDP-3-O-acyl-N-acetylglucosamine deacetylase translates to MVSHKKTLRKQNTLIREVSYSGVGIHTGVDVTMILCPAPVGTGIVFKRTDLPDAPIIPATVENLHSTSRSTNIGDGDIVINTVEHLLAALKAYNIDNLTIKISGGEVPVSNGSSEVFVDLIEDAGVEEQDSDVAIVSIDTPLFFSDGDIHLVALPSDEYRVSYTLHHPETAAIGTQFLSVVVDADTFKNEIAPCRTFAKHEDIEFLMERGLIKGGSLDNAVVVKGDTVLNEEGLKFPDEMVRHKILDLIGDLSLVGVPFCAHIIAIKSGHTSNASFAKILLKKLT
- the lpxA gene encoding acyl-ACP--UDP-N-acetylglucosamine O-acyltransferase, with the protein product MTTDIHPTAIIEEGATFGEDVIVEAYAIVKKNVVLGDGVIIKAHAYIDGNTTIGSGTTIWPSAVIGTQTQDLKYRGETTYVSIGKNCSIREFVTINSSCGEGSTVSVGDDCLIMAYCHIAHHCTVGNNVIMSNNATLAGHVTVEDHAIIGGLTPIHQFSRVGCHAMVGGMSRIIRDIPPYTIGGGIPYKMGGINLVGLKRHGFDREARSVLNKAFKAVYRSKMSLEEALQHIEGELPGTPEIKHWLEFCRSSERGLIGLNGEKE
- the rplC gene encoding 50S ribosomal protein L3 — translated: MTSTLMGKKKGMTQLFDDKGRIVPCTVIHCEPNVIAQIKTKENDGYSAIQLGYDKVVTKDRRTKETRVGKPLMGHFKKAAVEPRRQLHEVRVDTTEEFSLGQELTVEVFADVKHVDVTAISKGKGTQGVIKVHNFKGGPASHGSHFHRRGGSTGMCSSPGIVLPGTKKARRLGNAQVTTQNVKVVRIDVEKNILIVKGAVPGHIGREILIQKAVKKGA
- the fabZ gene encoding 3-hydroxyacyl-ACP dehydratase FabZ — encoded protein: MSYDTTVLDIKDLMSILPHRYPFLLIDKVVELDLEKNVIVGQKNVTINEEFFQGHFPGAPIMPGVLILEALAQTGSVLVSKKVGNDGVAVLLKISNAKFRRPVHPGDVLYLHVEGQHLSDKGGRVLGKAIVDEKTVVEAEISFAFVDKKNI
- a CDS encoding methionyl-tRNA formyltransferase, producing MKIVYFGTPEFSAKVLGYLIDNGIDVVAVVTAIDKAKGRSGIPTPSPVKALAMEKIPGADILQPTKLLPMVDTLSSYDADMFVCVAYGKIIPEAVLALPRLESINLHTSLLPRYRGAAPIHRAIISGEKVSGVTIMKMVKELDAGDIISVVETPIGENTTFGDLEETLCVLGSKALLTALYGLENGTATMTPQDHSLMTYAAKISVDDSKVLWESTAEDIHNLVRGVTPSPGAWCMISVRGKLRRLKILSTLISENAYSEAAPGTILSADDKGIIVACSEGTIAITSLQLEGKKPTTAEEFLRGFPIDVLSFIS
- a CDS encoding RsmB/NOP family class I SAM-dependent RNA methyltransferase, which codes for MTKPFREYHLLLILEEFEKQHLPLDRFISNYFRANKACGSKDRRYIVDTAYNMMRWRGLLDGIGKSSWTERLDTYKKNDIEKCQHDTSLPEHVRCSFPKDLFDMIADTYGKEQAAEICLASNSAAPTTVRVNTIKISRDDLFKKLQKHYEVSRCKHSTTGITFNKRINFLGMEEFKEGLFEVQDEGSQLVSALVKINDSEQILDYCAGAGGKALAIAATMNNKGQIFLHDVRDKALAQAKKRLKRAGVNNCQIVKNDSPQLKKLKKNLDWVVVDAPCSGSGTWRRNAEMKWKTSATDIENLVGQQRHIFEKALSFMAPKGYIVYITCSIFPKENELQIKHFSETYNLELVDTFKSQPTQNGMDGFFGATLRRK
- the lnt gene encoding apolipoprotein N-acyltransferase, which codes for MRKASIVVISFVVVAFGQPAWVPWLGLVAAVCGYALLWRSLSSVGSKKRRFFVASSWFCCVQLIQLSWMTSIEYVGGGLIVAYLLLSIMMGLQFGVVSFFVEIDKKVRTFLIVPALWVLMEWMRLFLFSGFTFNPVGLSFAGSIYPLQMASLFGVYGLSFVVIATNILVFFSISAPKKILSWAIVGIFVVTPFIFGFFHLNDGSDGDDAVSVVLVQTALTPEEKYGLCRGDGVSLSPYDQWLYILSYLEDSGVDDADFIIFPENTVPLGVSVPAYRYDEVVESLRIFFGDAIFAALPPLSEPYYYEGGRLVSNSFWAQSLANVFGADVIVGLEDVEGYDVYTSAVVFVPGGASFRRYDKRILLPMGEYIPFTFLESLARRFGVEGSFSRGVSGRVFDHDVMPYSVSICYEETFGNIIRQDRRDGAKLLINITNDVWYPNSRLRLQHFHHGRLRSVENGVPLVRACNTGVTGVVDNAGRVQDTFGEGRYGEEWRRGALVVSVPISSYDTLYSRYGDWLIVVVSFIMLCVGMLGIAYRKSG